One window of the Leptotrichia sp. oral taxon 215 str. W9775 genome contains the following:
- a CDS encoding M15 family metallopeptidase: MTTETIGGDNATKKKYVLSEASIEKMKGVHPKLIELMKKAISNSPYDFKIVQGLRTAEYQNELYQQGRTRPGKIVTKLDGYNRKSNHQAKADGYGHAVDIAVCGYYDGNGSYVKSTTDAEMFDNKKLVEISKHIKAVAKDMGLEIVWGGDWKTLYDTPHYELV; this comes from the coding sequence TTGACTACCGAAACGATAGGAGGTGATAATGCTACAAAGAAAAAATACGTGCTCTCAGAAGCAAGTATTGAGAAAATGAAAGGGGTACATCCGAAGTTAATTGAGCTTATGAAAAAGGCAATAAGTAACAGCCCTTACGATTTTAAGATAGTGCAAGGCTTAAGAACAGCGGAGTATCAAAATGAACTATATCAGCAGGGGCGTACAAGGCCCGGTAAAATCGTTACAAAACTTGACGGTTACAACAGAAAATCGAACCATCAGGCAAAGGCCGATGGTTATGGCCATGCAGTAGACATAGCAGTTTGTGGGTATTATGACGGGAACGGTAGCTATGTAAAAAGCACTACTGATGCAGAAATGTTTGACAACAAAAAACTTGTTGAAATATCAAAGCATATCAAAGCAGTAGCAAAAGACATGGGACTGGAAATAGTATGGGGCGGAGACTGGAAAACTCTCTATGACACACCACATTATGAACTTGTTTAA
- a CDS encoding putative phage tail protein: MTILENINVNLLSYLPQFMQEYMEIRNIMASEEPELRLLWELLRKVFNNQFIQYCDEDGISKFEEMLGLHRYENDTLEIRIFRVLTYWNDQIPYTWRVLVNRMDQLYGAGNYELRPNFNVYELGITTKFDDAKKYDELNNMLKTILPANLGFNSINILTPKVVNTLYVSVGAVTNINTLIEIGG; this comes from the coding sequence ATGACGATTTTAGAAAATATTAATGTCAACCTGCTGTCATACCTCCCTCAGTTTATGCAGGAGTACATGGAAATAAGGAACATAATGGCGTCAGAAGAACCTGAACTGAGATTATTGTGGGAACTGCTTAGAAAGGTGTTTAATAATCAGTTTATACAGTACTGTGACGAGGATGGGATAAGCAAGTTTGAGGAAATGCTGGGACTGCACAGGTATGAAAATGATACACTGGAAATCAGAATTTTTAGGGTTTTAACTTATTGGAACGACCAGATACCATACACTTGGCGTGTACTTGTGAACAGAATGGATCAGCTATATGGTGCTGGAAACTACGAACTGAGGCCCAATTTTAACGTATATGAACTGGGAATTACAACTAAGTTTGACGATGCGAAAAAATACGACGAACTGAATAACATGCTCAAAACAATATTGCCCGCGAACTTAGGATTTAACAGTATTAATATTCTTACTCCGAAAGTAGTTAATACGCTGTATGTTTCTGTCGGAGCCGTGACAAACATAAACACATTAATTGAGATAGGAGGATAG
- a CDS encoding baseplate J/gp47 family protein, translating into MFEVMTYEKIMERMLARVPNSMDKREGSVIWDALAPAAKELEDMYFALSIILQETFGDTASRPNLIRRASERGIIPYRASKAILKGIFDIEVPLGSRFNLDELNYTVTKFIQHNTGTNLYEYQVECETPGRDGGRKTGNIIPIDYINGLGRAEITELLIPGQDEEETEKLRQRYFDSFNMKAYGGNISDYKLKVHEIEGVGAVKVTPVWNGGGTVLLTILDSDFNQASPTLIKKVQDTMDPTKDARGLGVAPIGHIVTVQGTSNVAININTSITFEPNFSWPLVKLKVEEVVKNYLLELRKSWALKNEKVSNNLVVRVSRIEAKILDINGILDIQSTTINGSPNNLQLTEYQIPVWGGITV; encoded by the coding sequence ATGTTTGAAGTAATGACTTACGAAAAAATAATGGAACGGATGCTTGCGAGAGTTCCGAACAGCATGGATAAAAGGGAAGGCTCAGTCATATGGGATGCCCTTGCTCCTGCTGCAAAAGAACTGGAGGACATGTATTTTGCATTATCAATAATACTCCAGGAAACTTTCGGAGATACGGCCAGCAGACCTAATCTAATAAGAAGGGCAAGCGAAAGAGGGATAATACCTTACAGGGCAAGCAAGGCAATTCTGAAAGGTATTTTTGATATAGAAGTGCCCCTGGGTAGCAGATTTAATTTGGACGAGCTGAACTATACAGTCACAAAATTTATACAACATAATACAGGTACAAATCTGTATGAATATCAGGTTGAATGCGAAACTCCCGGAAGGGACGGAGGAAGGAAAACAGGAAATATAATCCCGATTGACTATATAAACGGGTTAGGCAGGGCTGAAATAACAGAACTTTTAATTCCTGGACAGGACGAAGAGGAGACAGAAAAGTTACGGCAACGGTACTTTGACAGTTTCAACATGAAGGCATATGGAGGGAACATATCTGACTATAAACTTAAAGTGCACGAAATTGAAGGTGTGGGAGCTGTTAAAGTAACTCCAGTATGGAATGGTGGTGGAACAGTTCTGCTGACCATACTTGACAGTGATTTTAATCAGGCAAGCCCTACTCTGATTAAAAAAGTGCAGGATACAATGGATCCGACAAAAGATGCAAGAGGTCTCGGGGTTGCACCGATAGGGCATATTGTTACAGTACAGGGTACAAGCAACGTTGCAATTAACATTAATACAAGCATTACGTTTGAGCCTAATTTTTCGTGGCCTCTTGTAAAATTAAAAGTTGAAGAAGTAGTAAAGAACTACTTACTGGAACTTAGAAAGTCATGGGCTCTTAAAAATGAAAAAGTGAGTAATAATCTAGTTGTAAGGGTATCACGTATAGAGGCGAAAATACTTGACATAAACGGAATTTTGGACATACAGAGCACAACAATTAACGGAAGTCCTAACAACTTACAATTGACGGAGTATCAGATTCCTGTATGGGGGGGTATCACAGTATGA
- a CDS encoding DUF2634 domain-containing protein, whose protein sequence is MIPRNDGLTSDIRIIERPTKTYKMDLSGNVIEDYTDELKAMEQAIYKIIRTERYKHIIYSWNYGIELEDLFGMPVSYCIPEIERRVKEALEQDTRILDVTDFEFETLRRGTVHVKFKAVTIFGNLELEKEVHIA, encoded by the coding sequence ATGATACCCCGTAATGACGGACTGACTTCGGACATTAGGATAATAGAACGCCCCACAAAAACTTATAAAATGGATTTATCGGGAAATGTCATAGAAGACTATACGGATGAGCTGAAAGCAATGGAACAGGCGATATATAAGATAATAAGGACAGAAAGATACAAACATATAATCTACTCGTGGAATTACGGAATAGAGCTTGAAGACCTGTTCGGAATGCCTGTAAGCTACTGTATTCCCGAAATCGAAAGAAGGGTAAAAGAAGCATTGGAACAGGATACTAGAATACTTGACGTGACAGATTTTGAATTTGAGACATTAAGAAGAGGGACAGTACATGTCAAATTTAAAGCAGTCACAATTTTTGGAAATCTGGAACTGGAAAAGGAGGTGCATATAGCTTAA
- a CDS encoding DUF2577 domain-containing protein produces the protein MAELVQLLKELSKTTNDAGEPFEHRKGTVESVNPISVRVDQKLILEEDDLILTHLVRDYDVDISVSHETEDFELVEGVLTDIKSHKHGYKGRKRITVHNGLKVGEDIVLLKVQGGQTYIVLDRYKDPHTEGEWL, from the coding sequence ATGGCGGAACTGGTACAACTGTTGAAAGAACTGTCGAAAACAACGAATGATGCGGGAGAACCGTTCGAGCACAGAAAAGGTACAGTGGAATCCGTGAATCCTATCAGTGTCAGGGTAGATCAGAAACTGATACTGGAAGAGGACGATCTTATCCTCACCCATCTTGTCAGGGACTATGATGTTGACATATCCGTGAGCCACGAAACAGAAGATTTTGAACTTGTTGAAGGTGTTCTAACGGATATAAAAAGTCACAAGCACGGATATAAGGGCAGAAAACGGATAACTGTACATAACGGCTTGAAGGTCGGTGAGGACATCGTGCTTTTAAAGGTACAGGGAGGACAGACCTACATTGTACTGGACAGATATAAAGACCCCCATACGGAAGGAGAGTGGCTGTAA
- a CDS encoding tape measure protein produces MLMATISSSIQMMDRLTAPVLKMASAMSSLVTTMEAADNKKIDPKGLGTMKDNIAKANAELQNLQAELAGAGVQTQQNNAKQQQWNSSIHSGGKAMNGLINKLKAAVGMYALINGAKKLAGISDEVMTIDARLNLITDTSAQKSNLKNAAYQMAQEARVPLNSFTNDVAKLGILAGKRFSNNAEIIQFMGNATKAFKVAGTSATETAGAMTQLNQALASGVLQGDEFRSIRENAPLITQAIAKEMGVSQDHLKKLASEGKITADVVRRAVLGMTDDINRDFSKLPMTWGEVWVKAGNFALRTFDPLLRMINQVANSQKFKSMATSMASTFEMVAGVMTTVFDKALELAGWVYDKWDLISPVVIGVAVAMGVYALAQGIATLAIWAYNAAAWLKVAADTALQMAAVLATIAQYGLNAAIYAFPGTWIVAAIVAVIAVVIGLVVGMVYLIKSMTKTATVTGVVVGAFDWMKAMLWNIWASIVNAIISAINGIIRGINGLIRSAAKGLSNFANIFIDAFNWIMREADKFINGLLKTMSGAAPLLSAIGINLPTSTGGAMQLARANFSAPQIAEINYKLDKKDAGAAYRKGAERGNAKQKKWENDLKNGYKNTKDMLKGELGDLGGGKGLDPAGTGMPGGGGGGGKDPNGVGKNTGKTADNTGKMANSLEDTEEDLKYLRELAEQEHINQFTTAEIKVEMNNNNTIENEADIDKVINKLTEKIEEKMNIVAEGVH; encoded by the coding sequence ATGCTGATGGCAACAATAAGTTCATCAATACAAATGATGGACAGACTGACTGCTCCTGTTCTTAAGATGGCAAGTGCCATGAGCAGTCTTGTAACTACTATGGAAGCGGCGGACAATAAAAAGATAGACCCCAAAGGTCTTGGAACAATGAAGGATAACATAGCTAAAGCTAACGCAGAGCTTCAGAATTTACAGGCAGAACTTGCAGGAGCAGGGGTACAGACACAGCAGAACAATGCAAAACAGCAACAGTGGAACAGTTCGATACATAGTGGCGGTAAGGCAATGAACGGTTTGATAAACAAGCTGAAAGCCGCAGTCGGAATGTATGCTTTGATTAACGGTGCGAAGAAACTGGCGGGGATATCTGATGAAGTCATGACAATAGATGCGAGGCTTAATCTGATAACAGATACATCTGCCCAGAAAAGTAACTTAAAAAATGCAGCGTATCAAATGGCACAGGAGGCAAGAGTCCCGCTAAACAGTTTTACAAACGATGTGGCCAAGCTCGGAATCCTTGCCGGGAAAAGATTTTCAAATAATGCTGAGATAATACAGTTCATGGGTAACGCAACAAAAGCATTTAAAGTGGCGGGAACATCCGCAACTGAAACTGCGGGAGCGATGACGCAACTTAACCAGGCACTTGCATCAGGAGTACTGCAGGGAGACGAGTTCAGGAGTATCAGGGAAAACGCTCCGCTTATCACCCAGGCGATAGCGAAGGAAATGGGTGTGTCTCAAGACCATCTTAAAAAATTGGCGTCAGAAGGGAAAATAACCGCAGACGTAGTAAGAAGAGCAGTACTGGGGATGACGGATGACATCAACAGGGACTTTTCTAAACTACCCATGACCTGGGGTGAAGTTTGGGTAAAGGCAGGAAACTTTGCATTAAGGACATTTGACCCTCTGCTTAGAATGATTAACCAGGTAGCGAACAGTCAAAAATTTAAGTCGATGGCAACAAGCATGGCGAGTACGTTCGAAATGGTGGCCGGAGTAATGACAACAGTATTTGACAAAGCACTGGAATTGGCAGGTTGGGTATACGACAAGTGGGATTTAATCAGCCCAGTTGTCATAGGAGTTGCGGTCGCAATGGGGGTATATGCATTAGCCCAAGGCATAGCTACTCTTGCAATATGGGCTTATAACGCTGCAGCATGGCTCAAAGTCGCGGCTGATACAGCATTACAAATGGCAGCGGTATTAGCCACAATAGCACAGTATGGGTTGAATGCGGCTATATATGCTTTTCCAGGAACATGGATTGTCGCCGCAATAGTAGCGGTTATTGCAGTTGTGATAGGATTAGTTGTAGGTATGGTTTATCTTATCAAGTCTATGACAAAAACTGCCACGGTCACAGGAGTTGTCGTGGGAGCATTTGATTGGATGAAGGCTATGCTGTGGAATATATGGGCGAGTATAGTCAACGCAATAATATCTGCCATAAACGGAATTATAAGAGGGATAAACGGGCTTATAAGAAGTGCGGCGAAAGGACTGTCAAATTTTGCAAACATATTCATAGATGCATTTAACTGGATAATGCGTGAGGCAGATAAGTTCATCAACGGACTTTTAAAAACAATGAGCGGTGCGGCCCCTCTGCTGTCTGCAATTGGAATAAACCTGCCTACCTCGACTGGAGGTGCAATGCAACTTGCCAGGGCTAATTTCTCAGCACCGCAAATAGCTGAAATAAACTATAAGCTTGACAAAAAAGACGCAGGTGCGGCGTACAGGAAAGGTGCAGAGAGAGGGAATGCCAAGCAGAAAAAATGGGAAAATGACTTAAAAAATGGTTACAAAAATACAAAAGATATGCTGAAAGGTGAACTTGGCGACCTCGGAGGAGGAAAAGGACTTGATCCGGCCGGAACTGGAATGCCGGGTGGTGGAGGCGGTGGAGGAAAAGACCCTAACGGTGTAGGGAAAAATACAGGAAAAACCGCCGATAATACAGGAAAAATGGCCAACAGTCTCGAGGATACGGAAGAAGACTTGAAATATCTGAGAGAACTGGCGGAACAGGAACACATCAACCAGTTCACGACAGCTGAAATAAAAGTGGAAATGAATAACAATAATACAATAGAAAATGAAGCTGACATTGATAAAGTGATAAATAAACTGACTGAAAAGATAGAAGAGAAAATGAACATTGTAGCAGAGGGGGTGCATTAA
- a CDS encoding phage XkdN-like protein — protein MLENFFRWVLNPEEVAEFLADTTVCLLIFYIIHLIRKVLKLIMDSLKGFFKGNAKQVENEKVVISDRFVGEDGKPLEWEIRAIGNETDDELRNQCTSQVKIKKNVYMPKLDYTEYLKKLLVTCVVYPNLNNKELQDSYTVMSAEELLSAMLLPGEYNALAEKVQEICGFDKDIMEEKIEEAKN, from the coding sequence ATGTTGGAAAATTTTTTCAGATGGGTATTAAATCCCGAAGAAGTGGCAGAATTTTTAGCAGATACAACCGTGTGTCTGCTTATTTTTTATATAATTCATTTAATAAGAAAGGTGTTGAAATTAATAATGGATAGTTTAAAAGGATTTTTTAAAGGGAATGCAAAACAGGTAGAAAATGAAAAAGTGGTAATTTCTGACAGATTTGTCGGAGAAGACGGAAAGCCACTGGAGTGGGAAATCAGGGCTATAGGAAATGAAACGGATGACGAACTAAGAAATCAGTGTACCTCACAGGTTAAAATTAAGAAAAACGTATACATGCCTAAGCTTGATTACACAGAGTATCTAAAAAAACTGCTTGTTACATGTGTAGTGTACCCTAACTTGAATAACAAGGAGCTACAGGACAGCTACACAGTGATGTCAGCAGAGGAGCTCCTATCTGCTATGCTTTTGCCGGGCGAATATAACGCTTTGGCGGAAAAGGTACAGGAAATATGCGGATTTGATAAAGATATTATGGAAGAAAAAATCGAAGAAGCAAAAAACTGA
- a CDS encoding phage tail tube protein codes for MSTTMNGRDAVSGSMGRCFVTIEGNRYLLMQVISVKAEMEKTKTKVPIMGRSGKGNKATGWEGSGSAKMHYNTSLFRELLLKYQNTGEDIYFDMQLVNEDPTSTVGRQTVILKGCNIDGGTLASIDADAEYLEDEFDFTFESFEIPEKFKNLPGMQ; via the coding sequence ATGAGCACAACAATGAACGGTAGGGATGCCGTATCAGGAAGTATGGGAAGATGTTTTGTCACGATAGAAGGTAACAGATATCTTTTAATGCAGGTTATTTCTGTGAAAGCGGAAATGGAGAAGACAAAAACTAAAGTTCCCATCATGGGGCGTTCAGGAAAAGGGAACAAAGCTACGGGATGGGAAGGTTCAGGAAGTGCAAAGATGCATTACAACACTTCTCTTTTCAGGGAACTTTTACTTAAGTATCAGAATACTGGAGAAGATATATATTTTGATATGCAGCTTGTAAACGAAGACCCTACTTCAACAGTAGGAAGACAGACAGTCATACTGAAAGGATGTAACATAGACGGGGGAACTCTTGCAAGTATAGATGCGGATGCAGAATATTTGGAAGACGAATTCGACTTTACATTTGAATCCTTCGAAATTCCTGAAAAATTTAAGAATTTACCGGGAATGCAATAA
- a CDS encoding phage tail sheath family protein codes for MAYGGGTWLFQNKVLPGTYINFVSLARAIVSLADRGYAAMAMELDWGVDGEVFTVENSDFQKNSLKIFGYSYDHEKMKGLRDLFSNAKTVYCYKLNEGAKASNDLATAKYAGERGNSIKITVAANVDTPAMFDVTTLLDNKKVDVQTVKTAKDLVNNDFVDFKTGATLTPTVAKPLENGTNGSAVTGTEYQKFLDKIETYYFNTLGCLATDETIKKLYIQFTKRMRDEVGAKFQTVVYRGAYADHEGVISVENKTISKDDKESSAVYWVTGAEAGCPVNKSVSNKVYDGDFMFEFKENQTALENGIKAGKFLFHKADNRPVVLTDINTFTSITVDKNDDFASNQVVRVLDQIAVDIAKLFNKSFVGKVDNDEDGRVSLKDNIVDHHKELQRVRAIENFVAEDVTVEKGKDKKSVLVTDKVTPVAAMEKLYMSIIVA; via the coding sequence ATGGCATACGGAGGAGGTACATGGTTATTTCAGAATAAGGTTTTGCCGGGTACTTACATTAACTTTGTCAGTCTAGCAAGGGCTATCGTATCACTTGCCGACAGAGGTTATGCAGCGATGGCAATGGAGCTTGACTGGGGAGTAGACGGGGAAGTGTTCACTGTTGAAAATTCTGATTTTCAGAAAAACAGCCTGAAGATATTCGGATATAGCTATGACCATGAGAAAATGAAAGGTTTAAGGGATTTATTTTCCAATGCAAAGACAGTCTACTGCTATAAGCTGAATGAAGGGGCAAAGGCAAGTAATGACCTGGCCACTGCAAAATACGCAGGTGAAAGAGGGAACAGCATTAAAATAACGGTAGCGGCTAATGTTGACACTCCTGCAATGTTTGATGTTACTACTTTGCTTGACAATAAAAAAGTGGACGTTCAGACAGTAAAAACAGCAAAAGATTTAGTCAATAATGATTTTGTAGATTTTAAAACAGGTGCAACGTTAACGCCGACTGTGGCGAAACCGCTTGAAAACGGAACAAACGGAAGTGCAGTGACAGGAACGGAATATCAGAAGTTCCTCGACAAAATTGAAACTTATTATTTTAACACACTGGGATGTCTTGCAACTGACGAAACAATTAAAAAGCTTTACATACAGTTCACGAAAAGAATGCGGGATGAAGTTGGAGCTAAGTTCCAGACTGTAGTCTACAGAGGAGCTTATGCAGACCATGAAGGTGTCATTTCTGTTGAAAATAAGACTATTTCCAAGGATGACAAAGAATCGTCAGCAGTGTACTGGGTAACAGGAGCAGAAGCGGGATGCCCTGTCAACAAGTCAGTTTCGAACAAGGTTTACGATGGGGATTTCATGTTTGAATTTAAAGAAAATCAGACAGCACTGGAAAATGGAATAAAAGCAGGAAAATTCCTGTTCCACAAGGCTGATAACAGGCCAGTTGTTCTTACGGACATAAATACTTTTACATCAATCACAGTAGATAAGAATGATGACTTTGCATCTAATCAGGTGGTAAGAGTACTTGATCAGATTGCTGTGGACATTGCAAAACTGTTCAATAAGTCGTTTGTCGGAAAAGTGGACAATGACGAAGATGGGAGGGTATCACTTAAAGATAATATCGTTGACCATCATAAGGAACTGCAGAGAGTCAGGGCAATTGAGAATTTTGTTGCTGAGGATGTAACAGTTGAAAAAGGGAAGGATAAGAAATCGGTGCTTGTAACGGATAAGGTCACTCCTGTTGCGGCGATGGAAAAATTATACATGAGTATCATAGTGGCCTAG
- a CDS encoding DUF6838 family protein — protein sequence MINDILNALTGKLKETFGVKIYINQVPQNFEEPCFFVHVISTDKTQIVDLRYKAVTVFGIDYIADENKKNSREIYDVIEKLNSITNLITLENGDIMRGTERKTEIQDGNMHSFIQFSYFICEKKENDKMENLSIEGGIKKNG from the coding sequence ATGATAAACGACATATTGAATGCACTGACTGGAAAACTGAAGGAAACATTCGGGGTAAAGATTTACATCAACCAGGTTCCTCAGAATTTCGAAGAGCCCTGTTTTTTCGTGCATGTCATAAGTACTGATAAAACTCAGATTGTTGATTTAAGGTATAAAGCTGTGACAGTGTTCGGGATTGATTATATAGCTGATGAAAATAAAAAGAATTCAAGGGAAATATATGATGTGATTGAAAAACTTAACAGTATCACTAACCTGATAACGCTCGAAAATGGAGACATCATGAGAGGCACTGAAAGAAAAACTGAGATACAGGACGGGAATATGCACAGCTTTATTCAATTTAGTTATTTTATCTGTGAGAAAAAGGAAAATGATAAGATGGAAAATCTTTCGATAGAAGGAGGCATTAAAAAGAATGGCTAA
- a CDS encoding HK97 gp10 family phage protein, translating into MGTSKVKVDFSEIRKAAETLSQANTALLLENITNELGARLLAKAIKRTPVYKPTFGEEVKYKTGKRKGQAKLNKDGTPVRDGIKKVSYKKNGETVTKEYSHTGGTLRRGWDASIGAKAVNTGGGYTVTITNSVEYASYVEFGHRQTPGRYVPAIGKSLKKSWVTGLFFLTKAELELEKELPKIIEKKLEAWIKEVLGG; encoded by the coding sequence ATGGGAACGAGTAAAGTTAAAGTGGATTTTTCGGAAATAAGAAAAGCTGCTGAAACATTAAGTCAAGCAAATACGGCACTACTACTTGAGAACATAACAAACGAACTGGGTGCAAGACTACTAGCCAAAGCAATCAAGAGAACGCCTGTCTATAAGCCTACTTTCGGGGAGGAAGTGAAATATAAAACCGGAAAAAGGAAAGGGCAGGCTAAACTGAATAAGGATGGAACTCCTGTGAGAGACGGGATTAAGAAAGTGTCATATAAGAAAAATGGTGAAACTGTGACCAAAGAATACTCGCACACAGGAGGAACACTGAGGCGTGGCTGGGACGCAAGTATAGGAGCGAAAGCGGTCAATACAGGCGGAGGATATACGGTGACAATAACGAACAGCGTTGAATACGCGTCATATGTCGAGTTCGGGCACAGGCAGACTCCAGGGAGATATGTTCCGGCAATAGGAAAATCATTGAAAAAATCATGGGTTACAGGACTGTTTTTTCTAACAAAAGCAGAACTGGAACTGGAAAAGGAATTACCGAAAATAATTGAAAAGAAACTTGAAGCATGGATAAAGGAGGTGCTTGGAGGATGA
- a CDS encoding major capsid protein: protein MPITLAEAKKNVQDDLQIGVIDEFAKSNFIMNNIPFDNVVSPTGGGTTMTYGYTRLKTQPTADFREVNHEYTPAEVSKERHNVDLKIFGGSFQIDRIIADMGGIVSEVQLQMSQKIKAASALFNNTVINGDSAVNSKAFDGLEKAITGSSTEFIPGATIDLSTSAAIDTNYKAFLDMLDEFLMGLDGTPSMIAGNLQLIARIRACARRTSMYTTSMNDFGQQVEMYAGIPLINLGAKPGTNDPVSETKTGTGETSLYAVRFGMDGFHGVAPTGNGLIKSWLPDYKTAGAVKTGEVEMVAAVALKATKAAGIFRKIKVK, encoded by the coding sequence ATGCCGATAACATTAGCAGAAGCTAAAAAGAATGTACAGGACGATTTGCAGATAGGAGTGATAGACGAATTTGCAAAAAGTAACTTTATTATGAACAACATACCGTTTGACAATGTGGTGTCCCCAACAGGAGGAGGAACTACAATGACTTACGGATATACAAGATTAAAAACACAACCAACCGCAGACTTTAGAGAAGTCAATCATGAATACACACCTGCTGAAGTTTCAAAAGAAAGACACAATGTTGACTTGAAAATCTTCGGGGGTTCATTCCAAATTGACAGAATTATAGCAGACATGGGCGGAATAGTATCAGAAGTGCAGTTACAGATGTCACAGAAAATAAAAGCCGCATCTGCCTTATTTAACAACACTGTGATAAATGGAGACAGTGCAGTAAACAGTAAGGCATTTGATGGACTCGAAAAAGCAATCACAGGAAGTTCAACAGAATTTATTCCGGGAGCCACAATAGATTTATCTACTTCGGCTGCAATAGACACTAATTATAAAGCTTTCCTTGACATGCTGGACGAATTCCTGATGGGACTTGACGGAACACCTTCCATGATAGCAGGGAACTTACAGCTTATTGCAAGAATAAGGGCGTGTGCAAGAAGAACTTCGATGTACACGACTTCTATGAATGACTTTGGCCAGCAGGTTGAAATGTATGCGGGAATCCCATTAATCAATCTTGGGGCCAAACCTGGAACAAATGACCCAGTTTCTGAAACAAAAACAGGAACAGGAGAAACATCACTGTATGCTGTAAGATTCGGAATGGACGGATTCCACGGAGTCGCTCCGACAGGAAACGGATTAATCAAATCATGGTTGCCTGATTACAAGACAGCAGGAGCAGTGAAAACAGGAGAAGTTGAAATGGTTGCGGCGGTTGCACTAAAAGCTACCAAAGCGGCAGGAATATTCAGAAAAATTAAAGTAAAATAG
- a CDS encoding phage scaffolding protein, giving the protein MNKEDLLKLGLTEEQAEKVLSANTEQLKGFIPKARFDEVNNAKKQAEKDLSDRDKQLETLKNSTGDVETLKQTIETLQNENKAATDKYNAELAEIKLAGAVDTALLGADALNVKAVKALLDMSKIKMDGDVLLGINEQIESLKKAEDSKMLFKAVETGKQKGPNFAGVKPGEGNTGNGESNAPKSLTEAIMARFTTQSD; this is encoded by the coding sequence ATGAACAAAGAGGATCTGTTAAAACTTGGGCTGACTGAAGAACAGGCTGAAAAAGTGCTGTCGGCAAATACTGAACAGCTGAAGGGATTTATCCCGAAAGCAAGGTTTGATGAAGTGAACAATGCTAAAAAACAGGCAGAAAAAGACTTGTCAGACAGGGATAAACAGCTTGAGACACTTAAGAACAGTACAGGAGATGTTGAAACTTTGAAACAGACAATTGAAACACTGCAGAATGAGAATAAGGCCGCAACGGATAAATATAATGCCGAACTTGCGGAAATAAAACTGGCAGGAGCAGTGGATACGGCCTTGCTTGGAGCGGATGCCTTAAATGTCAAGGCGGTAAAAGCATTATTGGACATGAGTAAAATCAAAATGGACGGTGATGTACTGCTTGGAATCAATGAACAGATTGAAAGTTTGAAAAAAGCGGAAGACAGCAAAATGCTGTTTAAAGCCGTTGAAACGGGAAAACAAAAAGGACCTAATTTCGCAGGGGTTAAACCTGGCGAAGGAAATACAGGGAATGGAGAAAGTAATGCTCCAAAATCTCTGACCGAAGCCATAATGGCAAGATTCACAACACAATCAGATTAA